One genomic region from Halococcus qingdaonensis encodes:
- a CDS encoding DNA-methyltransferase, translating into METSHRVVVGDSRRLDGVADDSVELVVTSPPYPMIEMWDELFTELDPAIGERLDAGDGRGAFELMHDQLGAVWDELARVLVDGGIACVNVGDATRKVDGSFRVWGNHSRIVDAFEARGFEPLPEILWRKPTNSGAKFMGSGMVPPNAYVTLEHEYILIFRNGGTRQFEPNADRRYESAYFWEERNRWFSDLWTDVTGEHQALDGDDRRDRSAAYPFAIPYRLVNMYSVVGDTVLDPFWGTGTTSLAAMAAARDSIGSEREAGFAEAFGDRVEDALALSRAVARTRLDDHRAFVDEHGVDEFAYEAEHYEFPVTTKQERSLRLYAIETLTATDDGYRAVHEPIDTD; encoded by the coding sequence ATGGAGACCAGCCATCGCGTCGTCGTCGGCGATTCCCGACGGCTCGACGGGGTCGCCGACGACAGCGTCGAACTCGTCGTCACCTCGCCGCCGTATCCGATGATCGAGATGTGGGACGAGCTCTTCACCGAACTCGATCCCGCGATCGGCGAGCGACTCGACGCGGGCGACGGACGAGGGGCATTCGAGCTGATGCACGACCAGCTCGGCGCAGTCTGGGACGAACTCGCACGCGTGCTCGTCGACGGCGGCATCGCCTGCGTCAACGTCGGCGACGCGACGCGGAAGGTCGACGGAAGCTTTCGCGTCTGGGGGAATCACTCCCGAATCGTCGATGCGTTCGAGGCGCGCGGGTTCGAGCCCCTCCCCGAGATCCTCTGGCGGAAGCCGACCAACTCCGGCGCGAAGTTCATGGGCAGCGGCATGGTTCCGCCGAACGCCTACGTCACGCTCGAACACGAGTATATACTGATCTTTCGCAACGGCGGGACGCGACAGTTCGAACCGAACGCCGATCGTCGCTACGAGTCGGCCTACTTCTGGGAGGAGCGCAATCGCTGGTTTTCGGACCTCTGGACGGACGTCACCGGCGAACACCAGGCGCTCGACGGCGACGACCGCCGGGATCGCTCGGCGGCCTACCCGTTCGCGATCCCGTATCGCCTCGTCAACATGTACAGCGTCGTCGGGGACACGGTTCTCGATCCGTTCTGGGGGACGGGCACGACGAGCCTCGCCGCGATGGCCGCCGCGCGCGACTCGATCGGTTCCGAGCGCGAGGCGGGGTTCGCGGAGGCGTTCGGCGATCGCGTCGAGGACGCACTCGCGCTCTCCCGGGCCGTCGCGAGAACGCGCCTCGACGATCACCGCGCGTTCGTCGACGAGCACGGCGTCGACGAGTTCGCCTACGAGGCCGAGCACTACGAGTTCCCGGTCACGACGAAACAGGAGCGCTCGTTGCGGCTCTACGCGATCGAGACCCTGACCGCGACCGACGACGGCTACCGCGCCGTCCACGAACCGATCGACACCGACTGA
- the msrA gene encoding peptide-methionine (S)-S-oxide reductase MsrA: MATETERATLAGGCFWCIEAPVEELDGVLDVTSGYAGGHTENPTYREVCSGTTGHAEVVQIEYDPEHIAYEDLLDVFFTVHDPTQLNRQGPDIGSQYRSAIFTHSDDQQEKAAAYVDALDAEGGYDDDVVTEVEPLDTFYEASEEHQNYYEKNPDDAYCSIHAQPKIEKVREKFAEKLAA, translated from the coding sequence ATGGCAACCGAAACCGAACGCGCGACGCTCGCCGGCGGCTGTTTCTGGTGTATCGAGGCCCCCGTGGAGGAGCTCGACGGCGTGCTCGACGTGACCTCGGGCTACGCGGGCGGCCACACCGAGAATCCGACCTACCGAGAAGTCTGTTCGGGCACCACCGGCCATGCGGAGGTCGTCCAGATCGAATACGATCCCGAGCACATCGCCTACGAGGACCTCCTGGACGTGTTCTTCACCGTCCACGATCCGACCCAGCTGAACCGACAGGGCCCCGACATCGGCAGCCAGTACCGCTCGGCGATCTTCACCCATAGCGACGACCAGCAGGAGAAGGCCGCGGCCTACGTCGACGCGCTCGACGCGGAGGGTGGCTACGATGACGACGTCGTCACCGAGGTCGAGCCGCTCGACACGTTCTACGAGGCGAGTGAGGAGCACCAGAACTACTACGAGAAAAACCCCGACGACGCCTACTGCTCCATCCACGCCCAGCCGAAGATCGAGAAGGTGCGGGAGAAGTTCGCCGAGAAGCTCGCGGCCTGA
- a CDS encoding thiamine pyrophosphate-binding protein: MMSDYTGAELFVDALADYGVTHVFGNPGTTELPVVHALADSEIEYVLGLHEDIAVGMAGGYAQTRRYHADHDDSVMPLGVANLHLAPGLAHGLGNLYAAKVAGAPLLVTAGNHSSDFRHEEPILSGDLLRMTRQFCKDSQEILDVEAIPTMVRRAVRTALTPPTGPVFLGLPLDTMLAETDASPERLGPIPTGGRGDAASIKRAADLLAEADAPVLVVGDHVARAGADAVAAAVELAEASGARVHGEILLSEVDFPMDHEQWVSPIPPDEELARTLLSADTVVFAGCSTNTTLTRHEGDLVADDTTCIHLSDAVHEIGKNQPADAAVVGDPGDVMDDLAARLRERLDDEQRDERLDTVRSVKEMVEGQLATMGEGDEDDPRASKAELVDALEAAAPDAYIVDEGITAKYAMLTRWPLQPEQYISNKGGGLGYGLPASVGAALAEGQRESPRDVVGFVGDGSYLYYPHSLYTAARYDLDLTVVIPDNRNYRILKDNTLDVMGGEEDEYDWQDMEFDPPVDIPTNVESHGARGELIEPPAEIAPAVQDALDRDGPDVLDVLVHD, encoded by the coding sequence ATGATGAGCGACTACACCGGCGCGGAGCTGTTCGTCGACGCGCTCGCCGACTACGGCGTCACGCACGTCTTCGGCAATCCCGGAACCACCGAACTCCCAGTCGTGCACGCCCTCGCCGATAGCGAGATCGAGTACGTGCTGGGGCTCCACGAGGACATCGCGGTCGGAATGGCGGGCGGCTACGCCCAGACGCGCCGGTATCACGCCGACCACGACGATTCCGTCATGCCCCTCGGCGTGGCGAACCTCCACCTCGCACCGGGGCTCGCCCACGGTCTCGGCAATCTCTACGCCGCGAAGGTCGCCGGCGCGCCGCTGCTGGTGACGGCCGGCAACCACAGTTCTGATTTCCGTCACGAGGAGCCGATCCTCTCGGGCGATCTCCTCCGGATGACCCGCCAGTTCTGTAAGGACAGCCAGGAGATCCTCGACGTCGAGGCGATTCCGACGATGGTCCGCCGGGCAGTGCGGACGGCGCTCACGCCGCCGACGGGCCCCGTCTTTCTGGGACTCCCGTTGGACACGATGCTCGCCGAAACCGACGCCAGCCCCGAGCGACTCGGGCCGATCCCCACCGGCGGACGCGGCGACGCGGCGAGTATCAAGCGCGCGGCCGATCTCCTGGCCGAGGCCGATGCGCCGGTGCTGGTCGTCGGCGATCACGTGGCGCGGGCGGGCGCGGACGCGGTCGCGGCGGCTGTCGAACTAGCCGAGGCGAGCGGCGCGCGCGTCCACGGCGAGATCCTCCTCTCGGAGGTCGACTTCCCGATGGATCACGAGCAGTGGGTCTCGCCGATCCCGCCCGACGAGGAGCTTGCACGAACGCTGTTGAGCGCCGACACTGTCGTTTTCGCCGGCTGTTCGACAAACACCACGCTGACGCGCCACGAGGGCGACCTCGTCGCCGACGACACGACCTGCATCCATCTGAGCGACGCGGTTCACGAGATCGGGAAGAACCAGCCCGCCGACGCGGCCGTCGTCGGCGATCCTGGCGACGTGATGGACGACCTCGCCGCCCGACTGCGCGAGCGCCTCGACGACGAGCAGCGGGACGAACGACTCGACACGGTGCGCTCGGTGAAGGAGATGGTCGAGGGACAGCTGGCCACGATGGGTGAGGGCGACGAGGACGATCCACGCGCTTCGAAGGCCGAACTCGTCGATGCGCTCGAAGCGGCCGCACCGGACGCCTACATCGTCGACGAAGGGATCACCGCGAAGTACGCGATGCTGACGCGCTGGCCGCTTCAGCCTGAGCAGTACATCTCGAACAAAGGTGGCGGGCTAGGCTATGGACTTCCCGCGTCGGTGGGCGCGGCGCTCGCCGAGGGCCAGCGCGAGAGCCCACGGGACGTCGTGGGGTTCGTCGGCGACGGCTCGTATCTCTACTACCCCCATTCGCTCTACACCGCCGCGCGATACGACCTCGACCTCACCGTCGTGATCCCCGACAACAGAAATTATCGGATTCTGAAGGACAACACGCTCGACGTGATGGGTGGCGAGGAAGACGAATACGACTGGCAGGACATGGAGTTCGATCCGCCCGTCGACATCCCGACGAATGTCGAGAGCCACGGTGCGCGGGGGGAGTTGATCGAACCGCCCGCAGAGATCGCACCCGCCGTCCAGGACGCGCTCGACAGGGATGGCCCGGACGTGCTCGACGTGCTGGTGCACGACTGA
- a CDS encoding DUF7537 family lipoprotein gives MRKAILGGLFAAAVVLAGCNGVALGGDETPSRTVTPAAVPTDEPTPTAVPRLAPGLTEGGVTDAFALGEAHASALDNTSYTLHESYAIEYANGTAYNRGSADARLAANDSRYYVRRNASGLLFGGGAFARAIWSNGERVLVTDTTNESTSYDSPRNVEGESMPPREALTIDPTKRQQLYAYLGSVETRVTGTETRNGTTLHRAESTSVTNPAAFEIQWTDPRNLSLVVFVDSRGLVHEYRLDYTASLDGTPVDVRRHVRYTNLGNTTIERPSWYDAAIANVSTATTAD, from the coding sequence ATGCGGAAGGCGATTCTCGGCGGACTGTTCGCGGCGGCGGTCGTCCTCGCCGGCTGCAACGGGGTCGCACTCGGCGGTGACGAAACCCCGTCCCGGACGGTGACGCCAGCGGCCGTCCCCACCGACGAGCCGACGCCGACGGCCGTGCCGCGGCTCGCACCGGGCCTCACCGAAGGGGGTGTGACCGATGCGTTCGCGCTCGGTGAAGCCCACGCGTCCGCTCTCGACAACACTTCCTACACCCTGCACGAGAGCTACGCCATCGAGTACGCGAACGGGACCGCCTACAACCGGGGTTCGGCCGACGCGCGACTCGCGGCCAACGACAGCCGATACTACGTCCGGCGAAACGCCTCGGGACTCCTCTTCGGCGGCGGCGCGTTCGCCAGAGCGATCTGGTCGAACGGCGAGCGCGTTCTCGTGACCGACACGACGAACGAGAGCACGTCGTACGACTCCCCGCGGAACGTCGAGGGTGAGTCGATGCCGCCCCGCGAGGCACTCACGATCGATCCGACGAAGCGCCAACAGCTGTACGCCTATCTCGGCTCGGTCGAGACCCGCGTGACCGGGACCGAGACGCGAAACGGAACGACGCTCCACCGCGCCGAGTCGACGAGCGTGACGAACCCGGCCGCCTTCGAGATCCAGTGGACTGACCCACGGAACCTCTCGCTCGTCGTGTTCGTCGATTCACGCGGGCTCGTCCACGAGTATCGACTTGATTACACGGCATCACTCGACGGCACTCCCGTCGACGTTCGTCGGCACGTGCGCTACACGAATCTCGGAAACACTACCATCGAGCGCCCCTCCTGGTACGACGCGGCCATCGCAAACGTCTCGACCGCCACGACCGCGGACTGA
- a CDS encoding FAD-binding oxidoreductase, which translates to MAYDCSFLADHLADEQFSFGDDDRDGHAGDWGTPDGERVRPDAVCWPESTAEVSAVLAAANEREVPVTPYAAGTGLEGNVLPAFQGISMDCTRMDRVLDARPADFQIDVEPGVLGSGVNDAVADEELFLPPLPQSGDISTVGGMVANDASGAKTVKYGEVSDWVLGLEAVLADGTVIETGSRAVKTSSGYNLTDLLIGSEGTLAVVTRVTFELARRPKQIRGGRATFDDLDTAAAAIAATMQAGVDVATIELIDPLSTKIANAYSGTDLPNVPTVFLEFHANHHVEAEIEACREIFENYDADRFEMAAGDEMDELWDARRNLANAMIAYDPPRRPAKPGDITVPISHFPEIVRYAKARGDEYGLDVTTFGHAGDGNVHYNVLVDPNDEDELAAGREISDAVVQRTIELGGTATGEHGVGQGKREYMVAEHGEGSVETMRAIKRALDPKDTLNPGKIFPETADGERLRVD; encoded by the coding sequence ATGGCATACGACTGTTCGTTTCTCGCCGATCACCTCGCCGACGAGCAGTTCTCGTTCGGCGACGACGACCGCGACGGCCACGCAGGCGACTGGGGAACACCGGACGGCGAGCGCGTGCGACCCGATGCGGTCTGTTGGCCCGAATCCACGGCGGAGGTGAGCGCGGTGCTCGCCGCGGCCAACGAGCGCGAGGTGCCGGTGACGCCGTACGCGGCGGGCACGGGGTTGGAAGGGAACGTACTGCCGGCCTTTCAGGGCATCAGCATGGACTGCACGCGGATGGATCGTGTCCTCGACGCTCGACCGGCGGACTTCCAGATCGACGTCGAACCCGGCGTCCTCGGATCGGGGGTGAACGACGCGGTCGCCGACGAAGAACTGTTCTTGCCCCCGCTGCCACAGTCGGGCGACATCTCGACCGTTGGCGGGATGGTCGCGAACGACGCCAGCGGCGCGAAAACAGTCAAGTATGGCGAAGTAAGTGACTGGGTGCTCGGTCTCGAAGCCGTCCTGGCCGACGGCACGGTGATCGAGACCGGGAGCCGGGCGGTCAAAACGTCGAGTGGTTACAACCTGACCGATCTCCTGATCGGCAGTGAGGGGACGCTCGCGGTCGTCACGCGCGTAACGTTCGAACTCGCCCGCCGACCGAAACAGATCCGCGGCGGGCGGGCGACCTTCGACGATCTCGACACGGCCGCCGCGGCGATCGCCGCGACGATGCAGGCCGGCGTCGACGTGGCCACCATCGAACTCATCGACCCGCTGAGCACGAAGATCGCCAACGCCTACTCCGGGACCGACCTGCCGAACGTTCCGACCGTCTTCCTGGAATTCCACGCGAACCACCACGTCGAGGCCGAGATCGAAGCCTGCCGCGAGATCTTCGAAAATTACGATGCCGACCGCTTCGAGATGGCCGCCGGCGACGAGATGGACGAACTCTGGGACGCCAGACGAAACCTCGCGAACGCCATGATCGCCTACGATCCGCCGCGTCGCCCGGCCAAACCCGGCGACATCACCGTGCCGATCAGCCACTTCCCCGAGATCGTCCGCTACGCGAAGGCGCGCGGCGACGAGTACGGCCTCGACGTGACGACGTTCGGCCACGCCGGCGACGGCAACGTCCACTACAACGTGCTGGTCGATCCGAACGACGAAGACGAACTCGCGGCCGGCCGGGAGATCTCCGATGCCGTCGTCCAGCGAACCATCGAACTCGGTGGCACCGCGACCGGCGAACACGGCGTCGGGCAGGGAAAACGAGAGTACATGGTCGCAGAACACGGCGAGGGCAGCGTCGAGACGATGCGTGCCATCAAACGCGCACTCGATCCGAAGGACACGCTCAACCCCGGCAAGATCTTTCCCGAAACCGCCGACGGCGAGCGTCTGCGAGTCGACTGA
- a CDS encoding mechanosensitive ion channel family protein — protein MTETYTIGDSIVLQTVPDSVQPLIEGFLSAIPSIIAAIVILIIGWIVGIVLGNAVKRVIRSISPSQYVSGTPLEPEGDADESLAGGLGKLVKYIIIIFALLLALQQLQLPIPGDILSSIVSAVLKIVVAAIILGVGFAIGRFVGDIIGSVLGGFNLNRYLEGTPLVRITDAVGGVGNALGTVVEYVIYYFALVQAVDALQFGVLTQMFTGLTAYLPVLIGALIFLLIGIYVADLLGDVVADINTSQVTDYAGLGVKVFAYYYVITTVLSRLGLGVDILETLFNTVVVSFFGALGVGLALAIAIGLGWGSKDYVAENIDSWMSSARSSADDLTEGGGTTGHTQSTDDEDMFDDDTRGGSGPSGTGDPDV, from the coding sequence ATGACAGAAACGTACACAATCGGCGACAGTATCGTCCTCCAGACAGTCCCCGACTCCGTGCAGCCACTGATAGAGGGATTCCTCTCGGCCATCCCGTCAATAATTGCTGCGATCGTCATCCTCATCATCGGCTGGATCGTCGGCATCGTTCTCGGCAATGCGGTCAAACGCGTCATCAGAAGTATCAGTCCCTCACAGTACGTTTCGGGGACGCCGCTCGAACCCGAGGGCGACGCCGACGAGTCCCTTGCGGGCGGACTCGGTAAGCTCGTCAAGTACATTATCATCATCTTCGCACTCCTCCTCGCGCTCCAACAGCTCCAGCTCCCGATCCCTGGCGATATACTGTCGAGTATCGTCTCGGCCGTGCTGAAAATCGTCGTGGCGGCCATCATCCTCGGCGTCGGGTTCGCCATCGGTCGGTTCGTCGGTGACATCATCGGCAGCGTCCTCGGTGGATTCAATCTTAACCGCTATCTGGAAGGGACGCCGCTCGTGCGCATCACGGACGCGGTCGGCGGGGTCGGTAACGCCCTCGGAACGGTCGTCGAATACGTCATCTACTACTTCGCGCTGGTTCAGGCGGTGGATGCGCTCCAGTTCGGCGTGCTCACCCAGATGTTCACCGGCCTGACGGCGTACCTCCCGGTGCTCATCGGCGCGCTCATCTTCCTCCTCATCGGCATCTACGTGGCCGACCTGCTCGGTGACGTCGTGGCGGATATCAACACGAGCCAGGTGACCGACTACGCCGGTCTCGGTGTGAAGGTGTTCGCCTACTACTACGTCATCACGACGGTGTTGAGCAGGCTCGGTCTCGGCGTCGATATCCTCGAAACCCTCTTCAACACGGTTGTCGTGTCGTTCTTCGGTGCGCTCGGTGTCGGGCTTGCCCTCGCCATCGCCATCGGTCTCGGCTGGGGCAGCAAGGACTACGTCGCCGAGAACATCGACAGCTGGATGTCGAGCGCACGCAGCAGCGCCGACGATCTCACTGAAGGAGGTGGAACTACCGGACACACCCAGAGCACCGACGACGAGGACATGTTCGACGACGACACGCGGGGTGGCTCCGGGCCGAGCGGCACGGGCGATCCCGACGTCTGA